The proteins below are encoded in one region of Bacteroidales bacterium:
- a CDS encoding DoxX family protein yields the protein MIKKIIFIVLSVLLGLVFILSGLSKLFPIELFELTFIDLGFAGWQTAPFISRLFIAAEFFLGIMLILNIRMRKFTLKATIVMLLIFTVYLIIILISEGNKGNCKCFGDILVMTPLESIIKNIIMIVVAFVLYIFHPNFKYRFQTLLIILGVLSSVSLPYIINPPDFIVSYQQSPESTGYKINLDTLYSSNDIVKPEVDLRKGKHIISFMSLRCRHCKIAAYKMHIMHKQNPAIPFYLILNGKTNDLQTFFDETKTTDIPHMILLGERFRKLAGYSLPSILYINNTFVEKKVNYISMGYKEIIEWLK from the coding sequence ATGATAAAAAAAATAATATTCATTGTTTTAAGTGTATTGCTTGGTTTGGTTTTTATTCTATCAGGGCTAAGCAAACTTTTCCCTATTGAGCTTTTTGAGCTGACATTCATTGACCTTGGATTTGCCGGTTGGCAAACGGCACCTTTTATTTCACGCCTGTTTATTGCCGCGGAGTTTTTTCTCGGCATCATGCTGATATTAAATATCCGAATGAGAAAGTTTACTTTGAAAGCCACTATTGTGATGCTGTTAATATTTACAGTTTACCTTATTATAATATTAATTTCCGAAGGCAATAAAGGCAACTGCAAATGCTTTGGAGATATTCTGGTCATGACACCTCTTGAATCCATCATTAAAAATATTATCATGATTGTCGTTGCTTTTGTGCTGTATATTTTTCATCCAAACTTTAAATATCGCTTCCAAACACTACTTATTATACTCGGAGTTCTCTCCTCTGTTTCACTCCCATATATTATCAACCCTCCTGATTTCATTGTTTCTTATCAGCAGAGCCCTGAAAGCACCGGTTATAAAATAAACCTTGACACGCTTTATTCAAGCAATGATATTGTTAAACCAGAAGTGGATTTAAGAAAAGGGAAACACATTATTTCGTTCATGAGCCTGAGATGCCGGCACTGCAAAATTGCTGCATATAAAATGCATATTATGCATAAACAAAACCCTGCGATTCCTTTTTACTTAATATTAAATGGAAAAACCAATGATTTACAAACTTTTTTTGATGAAACAAAAACAACAGATATCCCTCACATGATATTGCTGGGAGAGCGTTTCCGTAAACTTGCAGGTTACAGTTTGCCTTCCATTTTATATATAAACAACACATTTGTAGAAAAAAAAGTAAACTATATCAGCATGGGTTATAAAGAAATAATTGAATGGCTAAAATAA
- the recN gene encoding DNA repair protein RecN, producing MLKTLHISNYALIDNLEAEFYPGFSVVTGETGAGKSIILGAFSLILGQRADAQVLTDKKRKCIIEAIFFVEKGFAADFFTFQGLDFDTTLILRREINPEGKSRSFINDTPASLAQLKELGDKLVDVHSQHQTRMINTMDFQMLAIDDYAGISDKVRKHAEEFAASNEIKNELVRLMDLEQKSKNEADFFNFLYNELEQSALKENEQPSLEQELEMLNNVELIKSTLTKTLYALNQEENNILQQLVNIQQQIASLSKFDISLEENSKRMQSLNIELKDIVSELEHTEGKIFFNPERLETVSQRLSEIYRLQQKHKVSSVKELIDIKNELDSKLQHIASLEGDIEKLKKKITSKENELQKSAEKISSARKAVFPEIEQKLVNMLQMLGIPNARIKIQCIQSGFMKENGLDEISFTFSANKGSELKEFERIASGGEQSRLMLAIKSLISRKKLLPTIIFDEIDSGVSGEIASKTGSIMKELSKDMQVIAITHLPQIAGKSDYHYQVFKTEDEKSTFTHMKVLTKEERIDVLATMLSGNKITDASIKTAKQLLH from the coding sequence ATGCTTAAGACGCTTCACATTTCAAACTATGCCTTGATTGACAACCTGGAGGCAGAATTTTATCCCGGATTCTCTGTTGTTACAGGAGAGACAGGGGCGGGGAAGTCAATAATATTAGGAGCTTTTTCCTTAATATTGGGGCAAAGAGCAGACGCTCAGGTACTGACTGATAAAAAACGCAAATGCATCATTGAAGCAATTTTTTTTGTTGAAAAAGGTTTTGCAGCAGATTTTTTCACATTTCAAGGATTGGATTTTGACACAACGCTGATACTTCGCAGGGAAATCAATCCTGAAGGCAAATCAAGGTCTTTTATAAACGACACTCCTGCATCTCTGGCACAACTGAAAGAACTTGGCGACAAACTAGTGGACGTACATTCACAGCATCAGACACGCATGATAAACACCATGGATTTTCAGATGCTTGCCATAGATGATTATGCAGGCATTTCCGATAAGGTCAGGAAGCATGCAGAGGAGTTCGCAGCAAGCAACGAAATAAAAAATGAATTAGTACGCCTGATGGATTTAGAACAGAAATCTAAAAACGAAGCAGATTTTTTTAATTTTTTATATAACGAACTCGAACAGTCAGCATTGAAGGAAAACGAGCAACCAAGCCTTGAGCAGGAACTTGAGATGCTCAACAATGTTGAACTAATAAAATCTACATTGACAAAGACTCTTTATGCTCTGAATCAGGAAGAAAATAATATTCTGCAACAACTTGTTAATATTCAGCAACAGATAGCATCTTTATCAAAATTTGATATTAGCCTGGAAGAGAATTCCAAAAGAATGCAAAGCCTGAATATTGAGTTGAAGGATATTGTTTCAGAATTGGAACACACAGAGGGAAAAATATTCTTCAACCCGGAAAGACTTGAAACCGTAAGCCAGCGTCTTAGCGAAATATATCGTTTACAGCAAAAACACAAAGTATCCTCTGTGAAAGAATTGATTGACATAAAAAATGAATTAGATAGTAAATTGCAACATATTGCTTCGCTGGAAGGAGACATTGAAAAACTTAAGAAAAAAATTACTTCAAAAGAAAACGAATTACAGAAATCTGCTGAAAAAATTTCTTCGGCCCGCAAGGCAGTATTCCCCGAAATTGAACAAAAACTTGTGAACATGCTTCAGATGTTAGGCATTCCTAACGCGAGAATAAAAATACAGTGCATTCAATCGGGGTTTATGAAAGAAAATGGGTTAGATGAGATTAGTTTTACTTTCAGTGCCAATAAAGGCTCCGAACTGAAAGAATTTGAACGTATTGCTTCTGGAGGGGAACAGTCACGACTTATGTTGGCAATTAAATCTCTAATCTCAAGAAAAAAACTCTTGCCAACCATTATTTTCGATGAGATCGATAGCGGCGTATCCGGCGAAATAGCCTCAAAGACCGGCTCCATTATGAAAGAGCTTTCAAAAGATATGCAGGTGATAGCAATAACTCATTTACCTCAAATAGCAGGTAAAAGCGACTATCATTATCAGGTTTTCAAAACTGAAGATGAAAAATCAACCTTTACTCATATGAAAGTTCTAACCAAAGAAGAGAGGATTGATGTTCTTGCAACTATGCTTAGCGGCAATAAAATTACGGATGCTTCCATAAAAACAGCCAAACAATTGCTTCATTAG
- a CDS encoding M20/M25/M40 family metallo-hydrolase has translation MKNYFFAVFLSVITCFGYTQNEDSLIIRKIFTEALTNYTSYNKLSFLCKEIGGRIGGAPQSIEAVYWAKKTLAEYGADTVYLQDLKVRNWKRGEKETCIVKTSLAPEKNLSVCALGGSVGTGKKGISAKVVEVKNFDELKLLGKDKIEGKIVFFNRAADPSTYSTFPAYGGAANQRVHGAAYAARYGAVAAISRSLTLAYHDYPHTGIMYYNDSIKKIPAFAISTISADLLSEFLKNDTALTIFLKSGCFENEDTTSYNVIGELKGSEHPEEIIVVSAHIDAWDNGEGAHDDGAGVVQAMEVLRIFKSLGIKLKRTLRVVHFMDEEMAQRGGRKYASVVEEKNEKHIAAIESDCGGFTPQGFCFENGANIKGLIEKWKPLLIEYGLWLFIEGHSAVDIGIMKNLKFPLFGLMTDSQRYFDHQHAPTDVFEAVNKRELQLGAASMAALVYLLDKYAL, from the coding sequence ATGAAAAATTACTTTTTTGCTGTTTTTCTTTCTGTTATTACCTGCTTCGGATATACTCAGAATGAAGATTCTCTTATTATCAGGAAAATATTTACCGAAGCGCTTACAAATTATACTTCATACAATAAATTATCTTTTCTCTGTAAAGAAATAGGCGGGCGCATCGGGGGGGCACCTCAATCCATTGAAGCCGTGTATTGGGCAAAAAAAACCCTTGCCGAATATGGAGCCGATACCGTTTATTTACAAGACCTAAAAGTAAGAAACTGGAAACGTGGCGAAAAAGAAACCTGCATAGTCAAAACATCATTAGCTCCTGAAAAAAATCTTTCGGTATGCGCATTGGGTGGTTCTGTTGGGACCGGCAAAAAAGGAATCAGCGCAAAAGTAGTGGAAGTTAAAAATTTTGATGAATTGAAATTACTGGGAAAAGATAAAATTGAAGGAAAAATAGTGTTTTTCAACCGTGCTGCTGACCCCTCTACTTATTCTACTTTTCCTGCTTATGGAGGTGCTGCAAACCAACGTGTTCACGGCGCTGCTTACGCAGCCAGATATGGTGCTGTGGCAGCTATTAGCCGTTCACTAACCCTTGCTTACCATGATTATCCCCATACGGGCATCATGTATTATAATGACAGTATAAAAAAAATTCCTGCATTTGCTATTAGCACAATAAGTGCCGACCTGCTCAGTGAATTTCTAAAGAATGATACAGCTCTGACAATTTTTTTAAAATCAGGTTGCTTTGAAAATGAGGATACAACATCATATAATGTTATCGGAGAATTAAAAGGCAGTGAACATCCTGAGGAAATTATTGTTGTCAGTGCTCATATTGATGCCTGGGATAACGGTGAAGGAGCGCACGATGACGGAGCTGGTGTTGTTCAGGCTATGGAGGTGCTTAGGATTTTTAAAAGTTTAGGAATTAAACTAAAACGTACCCTTCGTGTGGTTCATTTCATGGATGAAGAAATGGCACAGAGAGGTGGACGTAAATATGCAAGTGTCGTCGAAGAAAAAAATGAAAAACATATAGCCGCCATTGAATCCGATTGCGGAGGTTTTACGCCACAAGGGTTTTGCTTCGAAAATGGAGCCAATATCAAAGGCCTCATTGAAAAATGGAAACCCTTGCTTATAGAATATGGTTTGTGGTTATTCATCGAAGGACATTCAGCAGTTGATATTGGCATTATGAAAAATCTGAAATTCCCTCTTTTTGGCTTAATGACCGATTCTCAAAGGTATTTTGACCATCAGCATGCTCCAACCGACGTGTTCGAAGCGGTGAACAAGCGTGAATTACAGCTAGGAGCGGCATCTATGGCCGCATTGGTTTATTTATTAGATAAATACGCTTTATAA